One Papaver somniferum cultivar HN1 chromosome 10, ASM357369v1, whole genome shotgun sequence genomic window carries:
- the LOC113315971 gene encoding uncharacterized protein LOC113315971, which yields MDRSWIRLKDRTSDEYVKGIQSFMAVAMNYTDAKQKTLCPCRSCQNKNPKRKLDLIERHLRSNGFSSSYQVWVHHGEKLNLNDFLPHSNRQDEASSSMQHNDEPEPDEMFEMIDSLSLPIPIDNGSSGEPVERADANNDHPKLTESILGLLEEARRELHPGCSNMSSLNFLVKLMHIKVLNHMSIKAFNMVLKLLNESFPSASIPATFYDAKKDLKHLGLGYETIDVCKYDCALFWKEHSKRDDCPVCSEPRYIFHQGKGKKVAQKVLRYFPLKPRLQRLFMSKHTASAMRWHKDKRIETEDILRHPTDAKGWKDFDGKYEQFARDPRNVRLGLATDGFNPFGNMSNSYNMWPVILIPYNLPPWMCMKEPYFMMSLLIPGTKAPGKYIDVYLRPLIDELKELWEVGADTSDASTGKSFQMHAAVILTINDFPAFGNLSGWSTKGYKACTVCNSESSSQRLRSKIGYLGHRRFLPRGHLWRRSKQFNGKSDLRPPPKELNGYDIVNQLEEFKHVELGKNPNRKSKKESVVSVTS from the coding sequence ATGGATAGGAGTTGGATTCGGCTAAAAGATAGAACTTCCGACGAATATGTAAAAGGTATCCAGTCTTTTATGGCAGTAGCAATGAATTACACTGATGCCAAGCAGAAAACACTATGTCCATGTCGCAGTTGTCAGAATAAAAACCCGAAACGTAAGTTAGATTTGATTGAACGACACTTGAGGTCTAACGGGTTTTCCTCGAGTTATCAAGTGTGGGTGCATCATGGTGAAAAGCTAAACCTTAATGATTTCTTACCACATTCAAATAGGCAAGATGAAGCTTCCTCTAGTATGCAGCACAATGATGAGCCCGAACCGGATGAAATGTTTGAGATGATAGATAGCTTAAGTTTACCAATACCTATTGATAATGGATCTTCAGGAGAGCCCGTGGAAAGAGCTGATGCTAATAATGATCATCCAAAATTAACTGAGTCAATTTTGGGATTATTAGAAGAAGCAAGGAGAGAATTACACCCAGGTTGCAGCAACATGTCGTCCTTAAATTTTTTGGTTAAGTTGATGCATATTAAGGTGCTCAATCATATGAGCATTAAAGCTTTTAATATGGTGCTTAAATTATTAAATGAATCTTTTCCTAGTGCAAGTATACCAGCAACTTTTTATGATGCTAAAAAGGATTTAAAGCACTTGGGGTTGGGGTATGAAACGATAGATGTATGTAAATATGATTGTGCTTTATTTTGGAAGGAGCATAGTAAAAGAGATGACTGCCCTGTTTGCAGCGAGCCTAGATATATCTTTCATCAGGGTAAGGGTAAAAAAGTTGCACAGAAGGTTTTGCGTTACTTTCCCTTGAAGCCTAGATTACAAAGATTATTTATGTCAAAACACACGGCATCTGCAATGCGATGGCACAAGGATAAGCGCATCGAAACAGAAGACATACTAAGACATCCAACGGACGCTAAAGGGTGGAAAGATTTTGATGGCAAGTATGAACAGTTTGCAAGAGATCCGCGTAATGTTAGGCTTGGACTCGCTACTGATGGTTTTAATCCATTTGGAAATATGAGCAACTCCTACAACATGTGGCCGGTTATACTTATTCCGTACAATCTTCCGCCTTGGATGTGCATGAAAGAGCCATACTTCATGATGTCATTACTTATTCCAGGGACCAAGGCCCCCGGAAAATATATCGATGTGTATTTGCGTCCTTTAAtagatgaattgaaggagttgtgGGAAGTTGGAGCAGATACTTCCGATGCCTCTACAGGGAAGAGTTTCCAAATGCATGCCGCAGTCATTTTAACTATAAACGACTTTCCAGCGTTTGGGAATTTATCTGGTTGGAGTACCAAAGGGTACAAGGCATGTACAGTATGTAATTCTGAATCATCATCTCAACGTTTGAGGAGTAAAATAGGTTACTTGGGTCATCGTCGCTTCTTGCCTCGTGGTCATTTGTGGAGAAGGAGCAAGCAGTTTAATGGTAAGAGTGATCTTCGACCTCCACCTAAAGAATTGAATGGATATGATATTGTAAACCAGTTAGAGGAATTCAAACATGTTGAGCTAGGGAAAAACCCAAATCgtaaaagtaaaaaagaaagcGTAGTGTCAGTGACGAGCTAA